The sequence below is a genomic window from Ignavibacteriales bacterium.
AGCAGTAAAATCTTTTTTACGTTTGATTTCTTCTCAACAAAAGAAAAAAATTTTTCCCGCCTGTTCATTCTATGTTTTTTGTTTCTTCTTTGTAGCTGCAGGGAATAAAATATTATTGAGAATTAATCGGTAGCCCGGAGAATTTTTGTATAAAGTAAGATCAGTCGGTGGATCACCAACAGCGTGCTGATAATCTTCCGGATCGTGTCCGCCGTAAAATGTAAATGTTCCTCTGCCAAAATTTCCATGAATATATCTTACCTGGTCAGTGTTCTGCCGTTCAGCAAGAATGATGACTGAATTCTTTATCAGTTCTCTCCTGAACATAGATGTTTGCCCCATAAACCCGCGAATGACGTTTGCGTGATTTTGCGTCAGCATTGTTGGAACAGGATCGTACTTTGCAGAAAATTCGAATAGCGTGAAATAATCATTATCAAAATTTCCAACTTCAATTGGTTGTATATCAATATCACTGTACTCATATACAAAGGGATTCATTTCCAACTTAAAATCTTTAAAGGCAAGTGTGTTTGTGAAATCAAGTTTTTGTTGCGCGTTAGCATCAGAAGGATCACCATCATACATCTGGGCGCAGATATCGGTATTCATTGCCGCAAGCGCAATGTCATAAGAATCAGTAGCTGAACACATCGCAAACAGAAAACCTCCCTGCCCAACATAGTTTTTTATTGTGAGTGCTACATCCCTCATCATATCAGAAACTTTTCTGTAACCG
It includes:
- a CDS encoding asparagine synthetase B, with the translated sequence MIRTILFLIFISTVTFAQSKILIYMDLKQTDHLKAYGITFNSLTQGSKADWLLNYRGGSFLLEYSDKLAAECRLESVAFDIVDASTVVQLYSLLQSEDNNMDIVRLEKAPRIAVYVPPGFAPWDDAVTLALEYANVKYDKIWNDEILRGDLSNYDWIHLHHEDFTGQYGKFYGSFANAQWYVDNQILYENNAKKNGYRKVSDMMRDVALTIKNYVGQGGFLFAMCSATDSYDIALAAMNTDICAQMYDGDPSDANAQQKLDFTNTLAFKDFKLEMNPFVYEYSDIDIQPIEVGNFDNDYFTLFEFSAKYDPVPTMLTQNHANVIRGFMGQTSMFRRELIKNSVIILAERQNTDQVRYIHGNFGRGTFTFYGGHDPEDYQHAVGDPPTDLTLYKNSPGYRLILNNILFPAATKKKQKT